In one Sphingomonas sp. S1-29 genomic region, the following are encoded:
- a CDS encoding long-chain-fatty-acid--CoA ligase — MTDPETAWRTAYHHPGAWDRAFPPQTMIALFEQSARERGDAPLIEFLGRRYSYAETLDGASRVACGLAALGYGKGDRIGLYLPNVPHYVAAYYGILKLGATVVNFSPLYTADELAHQVEDSGTRLLFTISASALLPTAVKVLDQSSLERLVVGSVAGALPAAKSVFYRMLKRKEIAPRPADPRITAFSALIANQGACDTPPLDPMTDLALIQYTGGTTGSPKGAMLSHQNLSANARQVAEVDPQRGIGVDRILGALPMFHVFANTCVLNRTVVAGGEMVLLPRFEAGAALAAIARTGATALPGVPTMYRALLEHPNLTKTDLSSLRICISGGAPLPAELKARFEEVSGAKLVEGYGLSESSGVVSTNPYEGLNKSGTIGLPLPATRVRLVDKADPSRPAPDGEPGEIVVAGPQIMLGYWNRPDADGEAFCHAADGSRWLRTGDVGTIDEDGYIRIVDRLKDMIAVGGFKVFPSQIEAILYHHPAVREALVIGMPDTYRGEVPRAYVTLVEDSGVTGEAIAAWINPQLGKHERLDAVVVREALPKTMIGKLSRKDLVAELAAEA, encoded by the coding sequence ATGACCGATCCCGAGACCGCCTGGCGGACCGCCTATCACCACCCCGGCGCGTGGGATCGCGCATTCCCGCCGCAGACGATGATCGCGCTGTTCGAACAATCGGCGCGCGAACGCGGCGACGCGCCGCTGATCGAATTTCTGGGCCGGCGGTACAGCTATGCCGAGACGCTCGACGGCGCGAGCCGCGTCGCGTGCGGGCTGGCGGCGCTGGGCTATGGCAAGGGCGACCGGATCGGTTTGTACCTGCCCAACGTCCCGCATTACGTCGCGGCCTATTACGGCATCCTCAAGCTCGGCGCGACGGTGGTGAATTTCTCGCCGCTTTATACCGCCGACGAGCTCGCGCATCAGGTCGAGGATTCGGGGACGCGGCTGCTGTTCACGATCTCGGCGAGCGCGTTGTTGCCGACCGCGGTGAAGGTGCTCGACCAAAGCTCGCTCGAGCGGCTTGTAGTGGGGTCGGTCGCGGGCGCGCTGCCCGCCGCGAAGTCGGTCTTCTACCGGATGCTCAAGCGCAAGGAGATCGCGCCGCGCCCCGCTGATCCGCGCATCACCGCCTTCTCGGCGCTGATCGCCAACCAGGGCGCGTGCGATACCCCGCCGCTCGATCCGATGACCGATCTGGCGCTGATTCAATATACCGGCGGCACCACCGGCAGCCCCAAGGGCGCGATGCTGAGCCACCAGAATTTGTCGGCTAATGCGCGGCAGGTGGCCGAGGTCGATCCGCAGCGCGGGATCGGGGTCGATCGCATCCTGGGCGCGCTGCCGATGTTCCATGTCTTCGCCAACACCTGCGTGCTCAACCGCACCGTGGTGGCGGGCGGCGAGATGGTGTTGCTGCCGCGCTTCGAGGCGGGCGCGGCACTGGCAGCGATCGCGCGCACCGGCGCGACCGCGCTACCCGGCGTGCCGACGATGTATCGCGCGCTGCTCGAACATCCCAATCTCACCAAGACCGACCTCAGCTCGCTGCGGATCTGCATTTCGGGCGGGGCGCCGCTGCCCGCCGAACTCAAGGCGCGGTTCGAGGAGGTGTCGGGGGCCAAATTGGTCGAGGGCTATGGCCTGTCCGAAAGCTCGGGCGTGGTGTCGACCAATCCCTATGAGGGGCTGAACAAGTCGGGGACGATCGGCCTGCCGCTGCCCGCGACGCGGGTGCGGCTGGTCGACAAGGCCGATCCCTCGCGCCCCGCCCCCGATGGCGAGCCTGGCGAGATCGTCGTCGCGGGGCCGCAGATCATGCTCGGCTATTGGAACCGCCCCGATGCCGATGGCGAAGCGTTCTGCCACGCCGCCGACGGCAGTCGCTGGCTGCGCACCGGCGATGTCGGGACGATCGACGAGGATGGCTATATCCGCATCGTCGACCGACTGAAGGACATGATCGCGGTCGGCGGCTTCAAGGTGTTCCCCAGCCAGATCGAGGCGATCCTGTACCATCACCCTGCGGTGCGCGAGGCGCTGGTGATCGGCATGCCCGACACCTATCGCGGCGAAGTGCCGCGCGCCTATGTGACGCTGGTCGAGGACAGCGGCGTTACCGGCGAGGCGATCGCGGCGTGGATCAACCCGCAGCTCGGCAAGCACGAGCGGCTCGACGCGGTGGTGGTGCGCGAGGCGCTGCCCAAGACGATGATCGGCAAGCTCAGCCGCAAGGATCTGGTCGCCGAGCTCGCGGCGGAGGCTTGA